In Chiloscyllium punctatum isolate Juve2018m chromosome 10, sChiPun1.3, whole genome shotgun sequence, a single window of DNA contains:
- the LOC140482024 gene encoding gamma-crystallin S-like, whose protein sequence is MGKITFFEEKNFQGHHYECDSDCSDFHTSIAHCNSIKIEDGAWAVYEKPNFTGYLYVLTKKEYPDYKTWMGFNDRIASCHKIQLTGTGNYKIRICNKGDYETQTIEYTDDCPSVFEQFHIQDIDSCSVLEGAWVFYELPNYRGRQYLLEKGAYQKAADWGASTSTVQSFHRIIV, encoded by the exons ATCACTTTCTTTGAAGAGAAGAACTTCCAGGGCCATCACTATGAATGTGACAGCGATTGTTCAGATTTTCACACCTCCATAGCCCATTGTAACTCAATCAAAATTGAGGATGGGGCCTGGGCAGTGTACGAGAAACCAAACTTCACAGGGTACTTGTACGTTCTTACCAAGAAGGAGTATCCCGACTATAAGACCTGGATGGGGTTTAATGATCGTATTGCTTCATGCCACAAGATCCAACTA ACAGGCACAGGCAATTACAAGATCAGAATCTGCAATAAGGGTGATTATGAAACACAAACTATAGAATATACAGACGACTGTCCATCTGTCTTTGAACAATTCCACATTCAAGATATTGATTCCTGCAGTGTCTTGGAGGGTGCATGGGTTTTCTACGAACTTCCAAATTATCGTGGAAGGCAATACCTCCTTGAGAAGGGTGCATATCAGAAAGCTGCAGACTGGGGAGCAAGCACCTCAACAGTGCAGTCTTTCCA